The following nucleotide sequence is from Candidatus Endomicrobium procryptotermitis.
AACCTGCTGCCTGCTAAGGCTGCCGTCCGCAAGGACTGCAGAGCCGTTCTAACCTGCTGCCCGCAAGGGCTGCTAGCCATTTGAGCTGGTGCTGGATGGTGTGCCGAAATTTTCAGTAAGCTCGATAAATCCGTAATTATTTGCGGCAATAGGATAAATGGCCTTTCCTGTTGATCCTGCTTGTGCGGCCTGTCCTGTTGCTGTAAAAGATGCGCTGACAACAACCCATTGAACTGCTGTAATATTTGAGGCGGCTTTTACATATTCCACAATTTTACCGTCGGTTGTTCTACCTTTGGTACCGAGTTCAAATTGCATTGTATCAGTTGCTGCTAAATTGTTTGCACCAATTATTGTGCTTATGGATTTATTGCTCATTTTTTTAATTCTCCTTATTTTTTGTAATTTTTTCAAGCTTTTTTGTAAGATTTTCATTATTTTTTGTAATTTCTTCAAGCTTTTTTGTAAGATTTTCATTATTTTTTGTAAGTTGATCTAAAGCATTTTTTGTGTCATCCAGTTCCTTTTTAGTTTGGGAGGCGGCTTCATTAGCGCCCACAACAACTTTACCTGGATTATTTATAAACGATTGCCAAGCGTCTGCAAACCTTTTTTTTAATGTTTCGCTTTTCTCATCTTTATCTAAAATCTCATGGCTTACAATATCTTTAACAGCGCCTGTTTGTACGGTGATATTTAATAAAATGCGCTTTTTAAAAATCTGTTTGCCGCTTTTTTTTGACTGCCATATATCAAGTGTTTCTTCCTCAATAAAACAGCCTAAAACATTTTCTATGTGTTTACCTGATTCAATTGCTGGATAATATGGGGTCTGGGTAAAAATTTTAGCCATTTTGCTTATTCTCCTCCTAATATTACGCTGTTCTAACTTGAGTGCGCAAGTAGTGCTTGCACACTGCAAAGGACTGGCACATTTTTTTGACTGCCATATATCAAGTGTTCCTTCCTCAATAAAACAGCCTAAAACATTTTCTATGTGTTTTTACCTGATTCAATTGCTGGATAATATGGGGTCTGGGTAAAAATTTTAGCCATTTTGCTTATTCTCCTCCTAATATTACGCCGTTCTAACTTGAGTGCGCAAGGACTGCCGCCTGCTAAGGCTGCTGCCCGCTAGGGCTGCAGAGCCGTTTTAACTTACCGCCCGCAAGGACTGCTGCCTGCTAAGGCTGCAGCCCTACTAGCGGGCAGCTGTCCACTAAGGCTTGCGGTGTGCAAGCACTAGGACTTTAAAACTCCCTGTAAATTAGCATTTCCCATAGTTAGATTACCCATGAACAGCATTGGATATACTTCAGCGTCTTGATTATATGGAAGTCTTTCGCTGTCCAGTTTAAAATTTGCATCTTTATGAGCTTTAAAGAACAAATAATCGAGATTAAGTGTATAAGCATGCTGGGTGGGAACATATGGATCAAAAAACACGGGAGTTCCTTCATATTCCAGAGTTTTAAAACCGGCGTCGCCTTTAACATCTACAGTAATACGTTTTATTGATTGCAGATAAGTTTTATATATTGAAAAATATACTTTATCCATAACAATCATTTGAGGTGTATCTGTACCTCTGGTGCATCTTAAGACGAGTTCGTCAAGCCCCTGAATGAACTCCTGTCCTGTTGGAAGTGTCCCGACGGATATACCCTGTTCTGCATTAAATGAATATACTTGATTTCTCCAAAATGGATAAGCGGCCCGGTCAATACCGCCGACAACTCCGGTTGAAGGGTTATCACTTATTAAAGCCTGTAACCCTGTAAGCTCTTTACCGGACGAACCCGTACCATCAGAAAATAAAGAAGCGCCGATTTTATTCTGCATAGTTTTTTCGCAAACAGAAATTCTAGCTTTTAACAAATTATGTTTCCTAGTTTTAGAATCTGCATTTTTACGAATTTCTTCTCCTGAAATTACAACATTTGCATTTGCCTGTTTCCACGCAAATTTAGCGGCAGTCAATACGGGGTTAGCTGTAACTTCAAGGAGTTCAAAACCTGAATACCATTTAAACGTTGAGTTCTCAGCATACATAAGGTCTTCTTCTATTTCATCTCCTCCGTCAAGAAGCGTTGTATTACTACCTGCTTTAAGTCTGTTAAGTAATGCATTATGTTCAAGCACATTATCAAATAAAGTATCTGAATATGCGTTAAGTGTTGCAACAATTAAATCTCTCATTTTTAATTTCCTTTTTAATTTTTTTTATTCAAGCCTTTGAGCTTCTTCTCTTATAATGTCATCAAGCGTTTTTTTATACTTTCTTTCTGTTCCTATTGCCATTGAATCTGTTACGCCTATAGAACTTGCTTTTTTTGCCTTTTGCGCTGTAATTGCCTGTCGTGAATTATTGTCTGTAAAACCTTGCGGGTGAGGTGTTGTTATAAAATTGCCGTCTGCTAAGGCTTGCTGTCCTAAATTGCTGCCTGCTAAGGCTTGCTGTCCTAAATTGCCGTCTGCTAAGGCTTGCTGTCCTAAATTGCCGCCTGCTAAGGCTTGCTGTCCTAAATTGCCGCCTGCTAAGGCGCCAGACCCGTTGTTAATTTCCCTGAGGACTTTTTCACGTACTTTAGGATTTAACCAGATAGCTTTTTCATATAAATCTGTTAAATCTGTAATACCTGTTTGGGTTGCCAGTTGAGCCATATCCTGCTCAACTTCTTGGAAATAAGGATATTTTTTATTACCTTTTTCGTCTTGTGCATTTACAAATTTTTCCAGTTCATTTTCCAAATCTTGCTGAGCCCGTTTAACGTGCAAGGCTTTTAACTGCCTATTTTGTATTTCAAGGGGAGCAAGTCGATTATATACTGGGTCTGTTGCTCTTTGCGCCTGCTGTTTTAATCCATTTACTAACGTGTCAAAATTTATGCCTCTTTGAACCATTACATTAAAAATAAACCCTACTGGGTCTGCCGTTATAAGCCTGTCAGCTTCAACTAAACTATTTATATATTGTGCTTTACTTATATTATTTTCTTCAAAATATTTATCGTGTTCACTTAACAAATCATTAATATTGTTATATTCTTTTTCGAGTTTTTTAAGTTCTTGGGTCTTTCTATCATAAACGCTTTGAATATTTTTAAACATACCCATCATACGTTTTTTGCCGTCGATATCAAGAGTATTAAAAAAAGCTTTTTCTTCATCAGCCCAATACTTTAACGGTTCAATAACTTCTGTTACAGCTTTTTGAGAGTTAGACGGTTCTATATTTTTATTTATTCTGCTTTGTTCTAACTCATTGACCTTTAAATCAGCTATTTTTAAAGCGTCTGTAATATTCTTAGCTTTTGGTGCATGCTCGTACAAATTTTGTGCCTGAACTTCGTTGTGTTGCTCTGTAATATTCTTAGCTTTTGGTGCATGCTCGTACAAATTTTGTGCCTGAACTTCATTGTGTTGCTGTGTAGGTGCATGCTCGTATAAATTTTGTGCCTGAACTTCATTGTGTTGCTGTGTACCATTGTTTTTCATGTTTTTGCCTCTGTTATATTTTTTCCTGCTTGTGCGCATAAGCACTGTCAGCCAAGCCGTTCTAACCTGCCGTCCGCAAGGACTGCCGCCTGCTAGGGCTTGCGCCCTGCAAAGGGCTTGCGCCCCTTTATTATTGCGGCTTCCAACTGCTAAGGCTTGCCGTTTTAACTTGCCGCCCGCTAGGGCTGCAGAGCCGCCGCTAGACCTTGTTGTCTTTATAAGCCTTTATAATATTATCTTGAGTTTTAAACTTTGCATCATTAATAATTTTCTGTTTTTCGAGTTCAAGTTCTTTTCCGTCTTTAATGGTTTCGAGTTCAAGTTCTTTTGTTTTTATCTGAGCTTTTAACATTTCAGCCTGAGCTTTTAACATTTCAGCCTGAGCAAGTACCTGTTCGGGAGGAGGAGGAGGAGGCTGTTTAGGGCTTTTAATTTTTTCAATTAAAGCTTCAAGTCCGCTTTCAATTTCTCCCTGTAGTTCTAAAGGAAGACCTGTGCCGGAAAGAGCAAAAATGATCAGCCTTATAATACTGTCTGAAAAATCTGGATTTTGTGAAATAAAAGGCAGCATTGTTTGAATTATTCTAAATATAAATTCAATCATTGTACTGCGGATTTTAAAGCGTCGATTTTCGTCTTCAAAAATATCGTTGTCGGATTCGACACTAAAAAGATAATCACGCAATTTATTATCTTCGATATACGCTTTAATTTCTAACCAAGAAGGCAGAGAATAAAATTTAATAGTCTTTGGGTTTAACGGTGGAAGATTTACGGGTATACCTTTTTGTATTCCCTGTTTTATTGTCTGCTGCCTTACTTTCATAAGCTCTTCAAACTGAATTTTTTCTTCATCAGAAGGCAGATTAACACCGGTAATATTTTGTAAAGTTTCAATGCTGAATAGTTCACATATAAGTGAACAAACAATTTTATATATTTCTTTAATATAATTATTTATTTTTTCTTGCCTGCTGTGTAATCTTAAATTTCCGAACTTACTTTTTTTACTTATAGCTTCAGCTGTTTCATTTACGGCGCTTATGCTTCTCATAATATCGCTTATACCGGTTATCTCATAAATATTATTTATTAAATTCTGCTGTTGATTATACAGTCCTTCGGCCACTTTCTGTTTCATTTCAATAGGGTCGTATGTAAATAGTTTATCAATTCCAAGTTCATTAATCTGGGAACTTACTTCAACTGCAATATATTCATTATCGCCTGCATTATTTAATTTATCTGCGATTTGACGGTTAGAAGCTGAATATAAGGCTCTGGACTTTATGCTTTTAATTAAATTGGCTATTCTCTGTGAACATATGCTTAAATCGTGTGCTTCTTCCTTATACACCTCATATTCTGGAGTAGCTTTCAAATTGCTGTTATTTAATATAAATCTAAACGGTTCAGGTGTTGGAAAAAATCCCTCTATGCCATAGGGGTCTGTTTCTTCTTTTAAAATATTACGACACTTATCAGATACAAAATAGACTTTTTTATTACTTTTATCCCACATTTCCCAAACATCAATTAACTCTTTTTGAGATTCAGAGGCTTTAAATTGTGGTTTTATTAACTCAGCATTGGGAAACTGCTTATAAATATCTTCTTCTGTCATTTTATGGCGTCGAGCTATCCACCAAACTTGGTTCCATGTTCTCCCGGAGGAAATCAAAAAGTCTTTATAATAAACATGTTCAATTTTTACACGTTCGTTTGTTACTTTTGTATCATTGCCAAGCTGTTGATATTGAGCATTAAAAACGCACCATAAAACGCCCTGACCGCTTAAAAGAATATCAAGTTTAAAAGATTCAACGACTTTTTTTATATTATCGGTATTAATGCATATTTCTACAGCCTTTTTAATTATGTCTATAACAGTACTATAAAATAATTTCATTTTAGAATTGGTCAAAGTTTCTTTAGAAGTACGCGGTCGGATAATTAAACGAGGTAAAGATGTAAACAATGCGGCAAACAATATTTGAGTATTTGCAAACAGTATATTATAGCGTTTATTTTTTTGTGCTTTTTTCTCTTCTGAAGCACCGCACGAATAAATATTTTCATATTCGTTTACATTATTAATCCAATCTTTACAGCGTTTTTTAGCATTATCTAAGCGCTCTATAAGTTCATTTTGATTCATAAATATACATCTCCCTAATAACTACCCTTTATAAACGTTTCTATAAGCGTTTCATAAATAATATATTTATTTCTAGTTTTTATGGTTAAAGCCTTTCCATTTAATAATATTTTTATCTTTACATTTAAAATATTATTTGTATCAATACCATAATTAAACCCTTTAATTGCGCCTACATTTCTTAAAGCTTTTAAAAACCCGCCGTAATATCTATTTAAAAAACTTAACAAATCTTTATTATTGTTACCTTTATAATTAGGAATTTCAGCGCTGATAACATTAAGCCTTTTCACTATTTCATTTTTAAGCGATTCGACCGAATTTAAATCCAATTCTGTTTCCTTTTTTTCATACTTGACAAAATATCATTAAATGTAATACCTTTTTTTTGTTCTTTAGCTTTTTCAAAAGGGCTTATATTTTGAAGATTATAAGCCAGTGCTGTATATCTTAAAGCGTCTGCACAATGAGAAGCCCAATCATGCAATGGTTCTTGTTTATATATTCCTAGTACATCATTCCACTGTTTTTTATAATTTCTTATTGCTTCAATACCTTCTTTACATTTACTTTCATTAAAATAAAATTTAGGAAAAAGAATTCTAACGGCATTAATTGAATCCCAAAGCGGCATAGCTGCTATAACTTCGACATCAAAGCCTTTTATATTTCCATAGCTCTGTGCAACTTCTCTGCTGCTTTTACCTGTTGACCAATTTTTATTTTCTGCATCATGGGGCAGAAACATTTTTTTAATTTTATATTCATGATTTTCAATCCACGCCAAATAATGGGGTAAGGCTTCCATATTATTTTCATAATAATCCAAGAATAGAATTTTATTTTTAAGAAATTGTACAATCCAAATTGCTGTAGCGTCGCTTATACCGATATCGAACACTGCATAAACTGGATGTTCTGTATCAGGTTTAATATCTCCGATTCTGCCTTCAATTTC
It contains:
- a CDS encoding phage major capsid protein, with amino-acid sequence MRDLIVATLNAYSDTLFDNVLEHNALLNRLKAGSNTTLLDGGDEIEEDLMYAENSTFKWYSGFELLEVTANPVLTAAKFAWKQANANVVISGEEIRKNADSKTRKHNLLKARISVCEKTMQNKIGASLFSDGTGSSGKELTGLQALISDNPSTGVVGGIDRAAYPFWRNQVYSFNAEQGISVGTLPTGQEFIQGLDELVLRCTRGTDTPQMIVMDKVYFSIYKTYLQSIKRITVDVKGDAGFKTLEYEGTPVFFDPYVPTQHAYTLNLDYLFFKAHKDANFKLDSERLPYNQDAEVYPMLFMGNLTMGNANLQGVLKS